The following proteins come from a genomic window of Halorussus halophilus:
- a CDS encoding PKD domain-containing protein, whose product MSPENDTTETDSTNTWDRRDALKVMGATGVGLVGASAASGNAAAAGPTAVIDTNPLPVTEGTTVTFDGSNSTGDITKYEWYRNSAGDGFYGVVKEGETFSESFAQGDFSIKLKVTDSNGNTDTSQFSFKVYGDGTATAPIPRIEMVRGGDGEITFDGTRSTSPRGEIVEYEWSRNSAGDGFYGVNFTGPGFFENFADGDFDVRLRVTDEEGQTAEKVITITV is encoded by the coding sequence ATGTCGCCAGAAAACGACACGACCGAGACGGACAGCACGAACACGTGGGACCGACGAGACGCTCTGAAAGTAATGGGTGCGACGGGCGTCGGTCTCGTCGGCGCGTCCGCGGCATCCGGAAACGCGGCCGCCGCGGGTCCGACCGCCGTCATCGACACGAACCCGCTTCCGGTGACAGAAGGAACGACCGTCACCTTCGACGGCAGTAATTCGACTGGCGACATCACGAAGTACGAGTGGTATCGAAACTCCGCTGGCGACGGCTTCTACGGTGTCGTGAAGGAGGGCGAGACGTTCTCTGAATCGTTCGCACAGGGTGATTTCAGTATCAAACTCAAAGTCACCGATAGTAACGGCAACACCGACACCAGTCAGTTCTCGTTCAAAGTGTACGGTGACGGCACAGCCACCGCACCCATTCCCCGCATCGAGATGGTCCGGGGCGGCGACGGAGAAATCACGTTCGACGGCACCCGTTCGACTTCACCTCGCGGTGAAATCGTCGAGTACGAGTGGTCGCGTAACTCCGCCGGTGACGGTTTCTACGGCGTCAACTTCACCGGTCCTGGCTTCTTCGAAAACTTTGCCGACGGCGACTTCGACGTCCGACTTCGCGTCACCGACGAGGAAGGGCAGACGGCAGAAAAGGTAATCACAATCACCGTTTGA
- the glyA gene encoding serine hydroxymethyltransferase codes for MDYDRVRETDPQVADALEAEVERQRDTLEMIASENFASEAVMEAQGSVFTNKYAEGYPGSRYYGGCENMDTVESLAIERAKELWGAEYVNVQPHAGTQANMAVYFAMLEPGDKILSLDLTHGGHLSHGHHMNFAGQLYEVEQYEVDTETGRLDYEAIRDHAEEFDPDIVVSGYSAYPREIQWERIQEAAEAADAYHLADIAHITGLVAAGEHPSPVGIADFVTGSTHKTIRAGRGGIVMADEEYGDDIDSAVIPGMQGGPLMHNIAGKAVGFEEALQPEFEEYAAQTVENAKALGETLQDEGFGLVSEGTDTHLVLVDLRESHEDVTGKDAEKALEEVGIVLNANTVPGETRSPFVTSGIRAGTPALTSRGFDADDCRYVGELIARVINNYEDEDVKAEVAEEVQNLCEANPLYE; via the coding sequence ATGGACTACGACCGCGTCCGCGAGACAGACCCGCAGGTCGCAGACGCCCTCGAAGCCGAAGTCGAGCGCCAACGTGACACCTTGGAAATGATTGCGAGCGAGAACTTCGCGAGCGAAGCCGTCATGGAAGCGCAGGGGAGCGTCTTCACTAACAAGTACGCAGAAGGCTACCCCGGTTCGCGCTACTACGGTGGCTGTGAGAACATGGACACCGTCGAGAGTCTGGCAATCGAACGCGCCAAGGAGTTGTGGGGCGCGGAGTACGTCAACGTGCAGCCACACGCTGGTACGCAGGCGAACATGGCAGTCTACTTCGCGATGCTCGAACCCGGCGACAAGATTCTCTCGCTGGACCTGACCCACGGTGGCCACCTCAGCCACGGCCACCACATGAACTTCGCGGGCCAACTCTACGAAGTCGAGCAGTACGAAGTAGACACGGAGACAGGTCGTCTCGACTACGAAGCCATCCGCGACCACGCCGAGGAGTTCGACCCCGACATCGTCGTCTCGGGCTACTCCGCGTACCCACGCGAGATTCAGTGGGAGCGCATCCAGGAAGCGGCCGAGGCCGCAGACGCCTACCATCTGGCCGACATCGCGCACATCACGGGTCTCGTCGCGGCGGGCGAACACCCCTCGCCAGTCGGCATCGCCGACTTCGTCACCGGTTCGACCCACAAGACGATTCGCGCCGGACGCGGCGGCATCGTCATGGCCGACGAAGAGTACGGCGACGACATCGACTCGGCCGTGATTCCGGGCATGCAGGGCGGCCCGCTGATGCACAACATCGCCGGAAAAGCGGTCGGTTTCGAGGAGGCACTCCAACCGGAGTTCGAAGAGTACGCCGCCCAGACCGTCGAGAACGCGAAGGCGCTCGGCGAGACGTTGCAGGACGAAGGCTTCGGACTCGTCTCGGAAGGCACCGACACGCACCTCGTGCTGGTTGACCTGCGCGAATCTCACGAAGACGTGACCGGCAAAGACGCCGAGAAAGCCCTCGAAGAGGTCGGCATCGTGCTGAACGCGAACACGGTTCCGGGTGAGACGCGCTCGCCGTTCGTCACCAGCGGTATCCGTGCCGGGACGCCCGCGCTCACCTCCCGCGGATTCGACGCCGACGACTGTCGCTACGTCGGCGAACTCATCGCACGGGTCATCAACAACTACGAAGACGAAGACGTGAAAGCCGAAGTCGCCGAGGAAGTCCAGAACCTCTGCGAGGCGAACCCGCTGTACGAATAA